AGCGACGAGGTCATCGACATTGCGGGTCGACACGCCATGGACGTAGGCCTCCATGATCACCGCATGCAGCGCGCGGTCGATCCGACGGCGCCGCTCGAGCAGCGACGGGAAGAAGGAACCGGCCCGCAGTTTGGGGATCTGGACTTCGATGTCCCCGGAAGTGGTCGATACCGTCTTGGCCCGGTGCCCGTTGCGATGCGTACGGCGATCGTCGCTGCGTTGGTAGCGTCCGGCGCCGATCGTCGCAGTGGCCTCGGCCTCGATCAACGCCTGCAGCCCGGCGCGGATCAGCTCGGCGAACACCGCCCCGGCATCAGCGGACTTGAGCGCATCGAGCTGGGCCAACAAGGCAGAATGGTCCTGGGTCATCGCGTGGTGGTTCCTTTGCTTGAGTCACTTTGGTCGGTAACTCAATGACCACTACGCGATGCCCCACCCCAAAGCCCTCAACGACACACCGAACAGAGTCCGGCCTGGTCAGCCTCAGGCCCGAAACCCCACCACCCCAGGGGACTTACCCTGCGCGTCACCGTGACTGGGCATTACAAGCAGCAGGACTCGTGGCCGGGATCGGACCGGCAATCATGTTCGCGTATGGACTTGTCGTCGGGCTCGCGCTCTTCGTGTTGGTGACTGGAGCCGGCATGCTCTGGGTGCGGACGCGGTCGTTCTTCTACGGGGCGATGTGTTCCTTGCTAGCGCTGCCTGGTCTTGTCGTTGCCGCGCTGTTGACGGGCTGATCAGGTGGGTGAATAACGCACCCAAGAGTTTGCTGTTAGAAACTCCCCATGCACGAGGGGGACGAGGTCCGCGCGGATATCGGAGACTTGACGCAGTCTGCCCTGCAAGTAGCCAGGTGCGGCGAGGACATGGCGGCGGCGCACACCGCGGCCGACGTCCGCGTGGAATCGGCGTTGGCCGGCTGGCAAGGCCTCTCTGCCGCCGCACTAACGGTGCGTTCGGAGACGTGGCTGGCGAATACCACTGCGCTGCTCACCGAGTTGGGCACCCACGTCGAGACGCTGCACCGCTGCGCCCAGACATTCTGCGACATGGAGCGTGACCACGCCGCCGCGATCGAGGCCGTCCATCCGAGTGGACGGACCGTCAGGACGCCCGCGCCGACGGGCGGCGTCGATCCGCGGAATATGTGACTCGACGTGACATTGACCATCGCCGATGTCGAGCGATGGAACGCCGGCGATGTGCGCGAGGTGTTCCACGCCGCCAGCAGCCGCGCGCAAGCTGCCCAGGACGCCGCCGACGGCATCGCGACCCTGCCCGCTTTTACTACGTGGGGAGGCAAGGCCGCTGACGCCGCGAGGGAAGCGATCGCCGCCACCGGTGAACAACTGAAGGCCCACAGCGCCGAAGTGAAGTCCGTCGCCAACACCGCGCGGACCGCCGCCGACGAGATTGAACGAATCCAGTCGGAACTGGCCACGCTCAAGTCCGACGCCGCCGCGCTGGACATGGAGATCGACCCCACAACAAACCAGGTGGTGGAGGGTCCCGGGTTCAAAGGCACCACGATGGAGTCGTTACTCAAGCGGCAGCAGTTGCAGCCGCGCGTCGACAAGCTGCTCGCCGAAGCCAACTTCATCGACTTCGCGCTGGCCGGCGCGATCAACCGCGCGGACGGCTCCACCGCCAGCACCGAAACACCAAGACCGCAACCCCCGGGTCCGGCAAAGGCAGTGGTCGACGCCGTTCAGCAGCCATCGACGGTGGGCCAGGAAGGCAACCCCGCAACCTGGCAGGACTTGCTGCTGCCCGGTGGCGGCGCGGTACCGGGCACCGACGCGCGAGATCTCGCACCCACCCTGCAGGACCAGCTGACCCCACCCGACGCCAGAGTCCCCGGGACAGCCGCGAACCTCGATGGATTTCTCTTTCCGCCCGGCACGCCGCTGCCTGGTCCACCACCCAGCCTGATGGACCGCTTCAATGCGACCCGCAAGGCCGCCGGCCTGCCGCCGCTGGATCCCAGGGCGGACCCGGAGTTCATAGCGCAGGCGCGCGATCTCCTTGCCCAGCAGGGCATTCCCGCAGACCAAATCGACCAGCGGCTCGAGTCCCTGATCGACATGATGGAACGGCCGGTCGCGGACGTGGTCCCCCCGGAAAGACAACGACAGCCGGCCCCAGGTTTCGGCGACGGGTTCCGCGAGAGTTGGTTCGCCAACGAAGATTTCGTCAAAGGCCTCATCGGCCAAGCCGGGCCCGGAGCGCCTGGAGTCTGGGAGTCCTGGAAGAACCTCGGCCTGGGAATCGGTGGAACGATCGCCGACCCGATCGGCGCCATCCAAGACGAAATCGAGCGCGCAAAGAACGCCCCCAGCCTCACCCACTACCTCGGCAGGTGGGCCGCAGACATCAGCCAATCCGCCGCCGCCGGTCCATTTCTGGGTCCGGAAGCACTCGCCGGGAGGGTGGCGGTGCGTTCGCTGGACTTCGAGTACGACACCACGGCCGGCTTGTCGCAGGAACTCAACCACGCATACTCCCGGGGGTTGCCGTCTGAGGACCTCGTGGACCACGTGTCCTACATGTCCACCCACTACGTCGACGGACCTGGCCTTCTCCCCGAGAACGTCGATCGCGTCGTCCTCGGAAAGTGGGAGGGACAGGATGGGGGCTACATCGGTGAGGCTCGAAAAAATGGCGGAATCTACTACGACACCGGCTCAGAAGCCTGGGACAATCTGACAGCGGGTCTGAGCAAAGAGCACGCTACGCAGCTCGGATGGGAGGCCAACGAGCGGTTCCTGCGCACTCAGATGGAGAACGGGGTGTCGCGCATCGTATACGTCCTAGGTGAAAGCTATACGTCGCTTGAGGATGTTCTGATTAGGCGAAAGAATTCATTTTCAGCAATGGAAATCGATTTTCTGACCGAGAACGCAGCGAAGTACGGGTATCGACGTGTTGGAAACGGCTGGATAAAGGATTAGCGACAATGCGGAATGATGAATTTGTTATTCAAGCACAAGAAATTCTCGGTCCCACGTTGTCCGGTCGCGGATTTACACTCGAAGAAATCGACGATGCTGTGGATGAGGGCGGCCGTTACGGAGCGGCGCTCTATTATCTTAGCTCCGATTGCAAATTACAAATCTACTGGTCCGCCCGGGAGTGGGAAGTCAACGTGATGGTTGCCCCGCTAGGTAGCCCAAACCAGCACGGACTATATGACCGGTCCCGACGATGGCACTACCTACCCGAATTTTCTCCCAGGCCGAACCTTTCGCTCGAAGAGTTGGTCAAAAAGCGGCGAGAGGAGGGGGTCAAGTTTCTAGACGACATCGGCCAGCTGCGCCAACTCGTCGGGCACATCGACCGCTATTTCGAAAAAGCTCACACTGAGATCTTGAAACAGTACGGACAGGAACCCCTGGACTTTGGTGAACAGTAGCGTGACGGCATGCTTACCCGGATGCTAGCCAGCGTCACTCCACGCGCCCCGGAGACGAGAACGATCCGACCTACTTCAACACCTGTTAGCAAATCATTGCGCAGGTTCGCCACCCGGCGGTTAGTACCAACTCCGCCATTCCCCCTGCCAGCAAAGACAACACGGCCTGTGCACTTGTCGACTCTGGACACTGAGGAATGCCGATGGACGTAAATGGATCTCGACTCGCAGCCAGTTGGCACTACTGGTCAGTCGCGGCTGGGCTGACGAACCCCATAGTCACCCAGGACTCCAACCCTCGCACCTTCCACTTCCGGGCCGACCAATACGCATTCCATCTGCGTGCCTATGACAGCTGGTGGATAGTTGACACGGAGGATGATCGGAACCAGTTCCACGCGGACACTGCGAAGTTCGCAACTTGCGAGCTCGCGGAGAAATATTTGGTATGGCAATGGTCGTCTACAGCCCGCATCGCGCAACGTCAGCCACCACTCGGACCGAATTTTTATACTCAGGGCATGGCGACCGATGTTACGGCGGGTCCGATATCGGAAGGGATCTACACGCTTTCTACTCCAGAGGGCAAAGCGGTGCTAATGGAGCCAACGGCAACAATATTCAGCCACCTGATGCGGTGGAGTCTGGACGAAATTGAGAAGTTCGCGAAGACAGGCTTCGTTGACCGCGCTCACTGAAATTCCCCACTGACGCTCATTGAAATTCCCCACCCGTGTGGCTCCGCCGAGAAGGGCGGGCCTCCCTCGATGCTGCTGGTGTCTGACGCCAGTAGCTCCAGTCGAAGGAGGCCCGCTTTCTCATGCTCACATGGGAGGACGACATGGAAGTACACGCCCTACGCAAACGTGGTTGGTCGATCTCTGCGATCGCCCGTCACACCGGCTTCGACCGCAAAACGGTCCGCAAGTGTCTGGCCGGCGACGCCGAGCCCGGAGTGCGGGCCAGGCCGGGGCCGGACGCATTCGACCCGTTCATCGACTACGTCACCGCCCGGTTGGTCGAGGACCCGCACTTGTGGGCCCGCACCCTCTACGAC
This DNA window, taken from Mycolicibacterium sp. MU0050, encodes the following:
- a CDS encoding WXG100 family type VII secretion target, with the translated sequence MHEGDEVRADIGDLTQSALQVARCGEDMAAAHTAADVRVESALAGWQGLSAAALTVRSETWLANTTALLTELGTHVETLHRCAQTFCDMERDHAAAIEAVHPSGRTVRTPAPTGGVDPRNM